A single genomic interval of Pyrus communis chromosome 5, drPyrComm1.1, whole genome shotgun sequence harbors:
- the LOC137734436 gene encoding small polypeptide DEVIL 11-like — translation MASVSVPAAGGSAATASASHHHPPPFYFDEKWKLSKKEASSRSSRSSSSIHLMKNSSRSNRRCSFSRKCARLVKEQRARFYIMRRCVTMLICWHDYSDS, via the coding sequence ATGGCTTCTGTTTCTGTACCTGCTGCTGGCGGCAGTGCTGCTACTGCAAGCGCTTCTCATCACCATCCGCCTCCCTTTTACTTCGACGAGAAGTGGAAGCTGTCGAAGAAAGAAGCGTCGTCGAGATCGAGCCGTTCATCTTCTTCTATCCATCTCATGAAGAATTCATCGCGGTCGAATCGACGGTGCTCGTTTTCCAGAAAGTGTGCGAGGTTGGTGAAGGAGCAGAGAGCTCGGTTCTACATCATGAGGCGCTGCGTCACCATGCTCATCTGCTGGCACGATTACAGCGATTCATAA